The Mucilaginibacter terrae region CGCGAAAAGTTGCTGACCTTGGAGGATGAGTTGCACAAACGTGTGGCTGGTCAGGAAGAAGCCATAGAGGCCATAAGCGATGCCATTCGTCGTAGTCGTGCCGGTTTGCAGGATAAACGTAAGCCCATTGGTTCGTTCATCTTTTTAGGGACAACCGGCGTAGGTAAAACCGAGTTGGCTAAGGCTCTGGCTGAGTTCCTGTTTAATGATGAACACTCTATGGTACGTATTGATATGTCGGAGTACCAGGAACGCCATGCCGTTAGCAGGCTTATTGGTGCGCCTCCGGGCTACGTAGGTTACGATGAAGGCGGACAATTAACCGAAGCCGTGCGCCGCAAACCATACAGCGTTATTTTGCTGGATGAGATTGAAAAAGCTCACCCCGATGTGTTTAACATACTGTTGCAGGTGCTGGATGATGGGCGCTTAACCGATAACAAAGGTCGCGTGGTGAACTTTAAAAACACCATCATTATCATGACCTCTAACATTGGTTCGCACATTATACAGGAGAACTTTGTAAATTTTGAAGATAGCGATAAAGAAGAGGTAGTGGCTAAAACCAAAAATCAACTGTTCGATATTTTGCAAAAAACCATTCGTCCCGAGTTTTTAAACCGTATCGACGAGATTATCATGTTTACCCCGCTGGGCCGTAACGAGCTTGCCGAAATTGTGAAACTACAATTTAAAGGTTTGCAGCACACGCTCGCCGAAATGGGTATCCAGATAGAAGCAACCGACGAAGCACTCGACTGGCTGGCTCAACTGGGTTACGATCCAACTTATGGCGCACGTCCGCTCAAGAGGGTTATCCAAAAAAAGATCCTCAACGAGCTAAGCAAGCAAATACTGGCTGGTAAGGTGGATAAGGACAGCAAAATAAAGCTGGACATGTTTGATAACCAGTTCGTGTTTTTGAACGAGTAAGTCTCGTCTCCTCCTAAAGGTGGATCTATTATATATTATAAAAGGGAATTACCGGTGAGGTGGTTCCCTTTTTTGTTTCTCCAACCCCGTCATTGCGAGGCAGAAGTGGGACGAGCGTGCGCCGCCGAAGCAATCTCTGAACTGTGCCTGGACGCTTTGCAACTGCAGAGATTGCTTCGTACCTCGCAATGACGGTTGGTGATTGTCTTTAACAATTTCTGCAAAAAAATCTCTAATAGTATTTGGACTGCTTCTAAATAATGTTAAATTTGCCTCTGTAATATGATGACCGGGGTTAAGACTAAAACTACTGAAAAATTTACCGAAGTATTCGGCTCTAAAGCCGGTACGGTGTACCAAAGCGACCGTGAAGGTTGCTGGTATATTGATTTTGCCGGTAAACTGGTTAAGTTTGACTACCGCACGCTATTACTCCTCAAAAAATCTATTTACCGCGTTGATATTGAGCAATTGATATTAGACAACGGTAAATCGCCCGAGATAGAAATGGTATTTATTTGCGCCTGCAACCATTGCTATTTCCTCAGCATACTGCAAATCATCGCCCTTAAAGAGTTACTGGAAGGTGCTTTTGCCATGTTTGAACTGAACCAGATACTGCACGACAGGCTGCATAGGATGGTAGTTTAAAGAGGGAGTAAAGAATACAGAGTCAAGAATCCAGATTTTGTATATCGTGTTACCTTTCTGTCTGTACTCTTGATTCCTGACTCTATACTCTGTCAATCACTAATTTAGACTTATTTCATATTGTCTTTATATTGTACAACCTGTTGTTATAGCACTATTTTTGTGTGTATTCCATTGGATACAACAATCCCTAACTGTAATATAACATGAAAGATATAATGCGTATAAAGAGTTTGGTATCTGCTGATATTGAAACCCTTTTAAACCAGCAAATAAAGAAAGAAGCTCATTCATCAGCAATGTACCTGGCCATGGCTTCATGGTGTAATCAAAATGGTTTCGATTATTCATCTGACTACTTTTTTAAACAGTCGGAAGAAGAGCGTATGCACCAGTTGAAATTATTTAAATATGTTTTAGATATGGGTGGCCGTGCGGTATCACCTGATGTAAGCGGTCTTAAACAAGATTATACCAGCCTGCGCGAAGTATTTGAAGACGCTTTGGAAGCCGAGATTGCCATCACCCAATCATTCAAAAATATTGCAGCTACCTGCATGAAAGAGCAGGACTTTGTTACTTTCGAATTTTTGAACTGGTTTATGAAAGAGCAACGCGAAGAAGAATACAAAGCCCGCCGTGCGCTGGAACTATTCGAAGTTATTGGCGAAGAAGGTACCGGTCTTTGGGAAATTGACAAGCATGTTAATAAAATTAAATACGACAGCGAAACTGCCGGGGCATAATTATATACAAGAACTAATTACTAAGGAGCCGGTGTATTTTTGCACCGGCTTTTTTTGTGGTTTGTCTTATCACGTCATTGCGAGACAGGAGGGAGGGGGCGTAGGGAGTCGAAGCAATCTCTGCGGTGGCAAATTTCGTCATGCTCAGTTCAGAGATTGCTTCGACGGCGCCCTTCTTTTCCCCTGCTGTCTCGCAAAGACGTGTTGGGTGAAACTCATTATTTACCTATTCCGCAAAAAACGGATTTTAACCCTCGCTGTAATTTTATACGTTTGCCCTAATGAATACTGCTTTACACAACCCGGCCTTTAATGCCTTAACCACCGGCAACAGTCATTTAGCTAAAGGTACCGGCGAGGTCAGATATTTCGACCCAGAAGTATCGCCCATAGTAGGTTTGGCAAGGCATGATGGCAATCTGCTGAATAGTTTGCATGAACAAATAGCAGATGATAGTCCGCGCGTGGTATTTACTCCTGAGGAGATACACATTCCGTCAAGCTGGAAACTGCTAAGATTTATAAGCGGCTACCAAATGGTACATAACAACCCGGTTGCTGCTGCAAATAATGGTAGTGCGGCCACTTTGCCTTTAACCCATGAGCATATTCCGCAAATGCTGGAACTTACCAAACTAACGGCTCCCGGTCCGTTTGATAGCCGTACCATTGAGTTTGGTTATTATGAGGGTGTATTTGACGGCAATAAAGTAGTAGCCATGGCCGGCCAGCGCATGAACCCCGGCCAGTACACCGAAATAAGCGCCGTATGCACTCACCCCGATTATTTGGGACGGGGATACGCCCGTCAATTGCTGCTGAGTCAGGTTAACCGCATGAATGCCGCCGGAAACATTCCTTTTTTGCACGTGCGTGATGATAACGAGCGGGCCATCAATGTTTATAAAAGCCTGGGTTTTGAAATAAGCTCGGTGATGAATTTTTATTTTATAAAGAAGGCATAATCTTGTAATAGTGTGAAATAGCCTTTTTTCTCTTTTATCGTCTCCCAGCTTCGGGGTGAAAGCCGGGCAGCACAAGGTGGCCAGTGCGTAGGCAAGGGCCTCTTAGATTTTGCAGAAGCGTGGGACAAGCGGGAACGAAGTGGGGCAAAAGTTAAGCAGCCCGTGGTGCTGCCCGGCTTTGCAGGTTGGGCATGTGCGGCAAACGAAGCATAGGGAGGTGACTTGAATTTTTGCTACCTTTTGTTTCAAGACAAAAGTAGTAGCCTCCGCGGCAATGAGCGGTAACCGAGAGACTTGTATGATTACAAAATCTTTACAATCAGCCAATTGCAACGATCCTTATTTATCCCTAAATTGCTTTAAATTAAAAGCAAATTCCGGCTAAAACAACATGAAACTATACTTACCATACGTTTTAGCGCTCGCCTGTTTGCTGCATCCTGTGTTGGGCAAAGCGGCCTCGTTGCTTATCCCTATGGATATTACGCAAAAAGATCATCTTAAATCATACGGCATTGCTTTTTGGGTGCTTAAACATGATGGCGAGGTAGATTGGCTGCTGAACTACAGGGGTGGCAGCTTTATGCTGAAGTATGATAGGGATACCGAGGCCGAATGCAAAATACGCGGCGTAAGCTACGAGGTGCTGCCCGATGTCAAAGCCAATGTGCTACTCGCCGAAATTGCCGATCCATCAGTTAACATGGAGGTGATGAAATTGCAAAAAGCGCCCCGCATTGCCGTTTACTCGCCGCAGGATAAGGGCGGTTTAGAGGATGCCGTGGTGCTGGTACTCAACTATGCCGAAATTCCATTTAGTTATATTTACGATGAAGCTGTACTCAAGGGCGACCTGGATAAATACGACTGGCTGCACCTGCACCACGAAGATTTTACCGGCCAGTACAGCAAAATGCTCGGTGGTTTTCGTAACCAGGAATGGAACGCGCAGAACAAGTTGAAGCAGGAAGCGCTGGCCCGTAAAATGGGATTTAAAAAAGTATCGAAAATGAAACTGGCCGTGGCACAGCACATACGCGATTATTGCTCTGGCGGGGGCTTTTTGTTTGCCATGTGCTCCGGGGCCGATAGTTTTGACATAGCCCTGGCAGCCGCCAGCACCGATATTTGCCCCGCCCAATACGATGGCGATGGAGTAGACCCTGATGCACAGTCCAAACTCGATTTCAGGCAGACATTTGCCTTCCAGAATTTCATGGTAAATACGATGGGGCGCTCGCGGCGGTTCAGCGACATTGATGTGTCGGACACGCGTGGCATTCCGCAATCATCAGACTTTTTTACGCTGTTCGATTTTTCGGCCAAGTGGGATTTTGTGCCCAGCATGCTCACCCAAAACCACGACCGTGTTATTAAAGGCTTTAAAGGACTGGCAACTGCTTTCGATAAAACTAAACTTAAACCCGGTGTAACCATACTGGGCGAACTCAAAACCGCTAATGAAGCCCGCTACATACACGGCGAATACGGCAAAGGCCAATGGACCTTTTACGGCGGCCACGACCCCGAAGACTATCAGCACTCCACCACCGAACCACCAACCGACCTGGCCCTGCACCCAAACTCACCGGGGTATAGGTTGATCTTGAATAATGTGCTGTTCCCGGCGGCTAAGAAAAAGAAGCAGAAGACTTAATTTTTAAATCAAAGTGATAAGAAATATAACTCAAGATATTAGAAATGCAATTGCTACAGAAGTGCTGTGGGGGCTAAATGATATTTATGAGTTTGCCGAAGTGGCTGAGCTGTTTAACTTTAAAATAACCTATTGGGATGAGGGGGAAAACTGGGCATATATTGAATACAATGATGTTAGTCTTGGATATATCTGGAGAAAGCATCCGTTAATGTTTCTCTCAGCTTCTCATAAAAATGAGTTGAAAAAGCTTTTAACCGAATTTAATTATGTGATTGATATTTTTGTTGATGATTTTGGAGGTGAAGATTTGATCATCGACTTTGACCAACAAATTATGGAGAGATTAAGTGGTGAACTCCCTTATGATGTACCCGTGTCTGTCTCTGATATTTGGAGTTATAGTGTAACGTGGTAGTCTAATCTTTTTTGGTAAATTTAATTTAGCCTGACTGATCCCTTTTGGCTTCTCGTTTGTTGATCATGTTGATAAAACATCGATCATGACTTTACAAGACAGAATAAAAGAAAAAATAACCGGCCAGTTAAAAGACAGCGTCAATGAGCAAAGCATTGATACGCTGAGCCAACTGTTTACCGCCGAGGTTAAATTTATAGCAACCTCCTTTGCCGAGTATGGAAGCAAGCACCCGGAATTGGAAGTACATGAGTTATTTGACGAATGGTATAATAACCATTTTACCGACCCGCAGATAAAGACTTTTGAATAATGTATAGTGTAAAGCTATTTTAGTACTGACAGCATTGTGCGGGTGTTCAAGGTGTTCAATTGCGTTGCATGCGTTCAATACGTTCATGAAACACTAAAATTGAACATCCGGAAACACCGGGACTTTTCGTGGGATTTCGCGGTTTTCAGAAGTAAAAATCGGAGCGATAAAGCAAAAAAGCAGGCCAACCCGGCCTGCTTTTACTACTACTGTTAAACATTTTATAAAGAACTATGGATTGGCTTATTCAACCGCTGCGCGCAGCATGAGTGCGCCTACGGTAACATTGGTGCGGCTATCAATAATAATAGCCCCGCCGTTGGCTTTGTTGTTTTGGTAAACGTCAAAAGCCAGCGCATCGGCCGTTTTGATGATGATACGGCCTATATCGTTCAGTTTAAATTCTTCCTCGTAAACCTTATCTAACGTGTTGATATTGAACTTATACAACACCTCCTGTATACGGCAGCGGGTAACCTTGCTATTATGCTGAATAAGGTAGGTAAGCGAGGTGTCTAACGCACGGGTATCCATCCAGCACAGGTCGGCTTCAATTAATTGAGATACCTCGGGTTTAGCCGAACTATTTACCAGCACATCGCCACGACTAATATCAATTTCGTCTTGTAAATGTATAGTAACCGATTGTCCTGCAACGGCTTCGTCAAATTCCTTGTCAAGTAATTCTATTTTAGTGATGGTTGAGCTGAAGCCTGATGGCAACACTGTAACCTTATCATTCACCTTAAAGTTTCCGCTCGATATACGACCGGCGTAACCACGGTAATCGTGCAGTTCTTCGGTTTGTGGCCTCACCACCCACTGCACCGGGAAACGGGCGTGAGCCGCGCTGTCATCTACCGGAATTTCGGCCGTTTCGAGGTGCTCCAACAAGTTTTTGCCATTGTACCAGGTCATATTAGCCGATTGATTTACAATGTTATCACCTTTCAAAGCACTTACCGGAATATAGGTTACATTTTGCAGGTTGAGTTTAGATGCCAGCACTTTATACTGACCAACAATCTGGTTAAAAGTAGCCTCGTCATAGTCAACCATATCCATCTTATTCACACAAACCACTACCTGCGGAAGTGCCAATAACGATACCAGGAACGAATGTCTGTTGGTTTGCTCCACAACACCTTTACGGGCATCAATGAGGATAATAGCCAGGTTTGAGTTAGATGCACCAGTAACCATGTTACGGGTATACTGAATATGCCCCGGAGCATCGGCTATGATGAACTTACGTTTTTCGGTTTGAAAGTATTTGTAGGCTACATCAATAGTAATGCCCTGCTCGCGCTCGGCTTTGAGGCCGTCGGTTAAGATGGCAAGATCAATGGTGCCGTCGTCATTTTTACGGTTAGAACGATGCAGAGCCTCCAGCTGGTCGGCCAAAATAGCATCAGTATCATATAACAGGCGACCAATGAGGGTGCTTTTACCATCATCAACACTACCTGCGGTTATAAACTTTAATATCTCCATTATTTAATCTTAATCGTCATTGCGAGGCGGAAGTGGCCTGTGTGCGTGGAGCTGAAGCAATCCCGGAGTTTTGTGCAGCCACTTGAGTTAGTGCAGTACACTTCGAGATTGCTTCGGCGGCGCCCCTTCGGCCCCACTGCCTCGCAATGACGCGTTTATTTATGACTTAAAAATACCCACCCTTCTTACGGTCTTCCATAGCCGCTTCCGATACCTTGTCGTCCATGCGGGCACCGCGTTCACTTATTTTGGAGGCGCTTATTTCATCAATAATATCGTCGATCAGGTAAGCATCCGATTCTACTGCAGCAGTACAGGTCATATCGCCCACGGTACGAAAACGCACGTTGCGCCGGGTAATTACATCTTCCTCGTCCATATTCAGGAACTCGGCGGCTGCCATTAATTGGCCGTTGCGGGTAATACAATCGCGCTCGTGCGCGAAGTAGATCGTCGGCAGGGCAATGTTTTCACGGCGGATGTAGTTCCACACGTCAAGTTCGGTCCAGTTACTTATGGGGAATACGCGTACGTTTTCGCCTTTGTGAATTTTACCGTTGTAGATGTTCCAAAGCTCGGGGCGCTGGCGTTTTGGGTCCCATTGGCCAAACTCATCACGCACCGAAAATATGCGTTCTTTGGCGCGGGCCTTTTCCTCATCCCTGCGGGCACCGCCTATACAGGCATCAAACTGGTGATGGGCAATGGTATCTAACAAAGTAACGGTTTGCAGGGCATTACGGCTGGCATTTTTACCTTTTTGCTCAATGGCCTTGCCCTGGTCAATAGAATCCTGCACATGGCCAACAATTAATTTTTCGCCCAAACGTGCTACCATTTCATCGCGGTACTGAATGGTTTCGGGGAAATTATGGCCGGTATCAATATGTACCAGCGGGAACGGAAATTTACCCGGACGGAAAGCCTTTTCGGCCAAACGCACAAGTGTTATAGAATCCTTACCACCCGAAAATAGCAGGGCAGGTTTTTCGAACTGACCGGCAACCTCGCGCAAAATATGTATGGCTTCTGCTTCCAGTTCGTCCAGGTAATCCAGGTTATGTTTACTCATGTTACTCACAAAATTATTTACTCACTGCATGCAAACCACATTCTTTTTTCGATTGGTCTTCCCACCACCAGCGGCCGGCCCTGAAATCTTCGCCCGGTTGTACGGCGCGCGTGCAGGGGGCACAGCCAATGCTCGGGAAACCACGGTCGTGCAGGGTATTGTAGGGGGTATGTTATTATTCTTAATGTAGGATTTTACTTCGTCCAGCGTCCAGTCAAAAATAGGGTGGAACTTAGCCAGTTGGTTCCCTTCATCCCATTCCACATTGTCCATGTCAAGGCGGTTAGCCGATTGTTCGGCGCGTATGCCGGTTATCCAGCACTGGCTGCCGGCCAAAGCGCGTTTTAATGGCTCAATTTTGCGTATGCCACAGCATTCCTTGCGGTTCTCTACCGATTCGTAAAAGCTGCTGGGGCCTTTTGCATTTACCATTTGTTCGAGCGCCTCATGCTGCGGATAGTAAGCATGGATAGGTTTTTCGTACATTTCCATAGTACGGTTCCACACGTAATAAGTTTCGGGGAACAGCCTGCCGGTTTCGAGCGTGAAAACTTTAATGGGCAGGTTGTTGGCAAATATCATGTGACTGATCACCTGATCTTCCCAACCAAAACTGGTTGAAAATACCACCTTACCCGGAAAGGCATCAGCCAGCCAGGCCAGCGCCTCAACCGGCGACAAACCCAATGTATGTTCTTTTATATGTTGAACGATGCTGTTCATCTACAAAACTTTTGAAGCGAAGCCATAGATACTTCTAAGACTTACCAATATAACAATAATGCCTACGGCCACCATAATTACCTTAACCGATATACGGTTTGATATACGAGCCGCGATAGGTGCCGCCAGCGCGCTGCCAATTATTAACCCGGAAATAGCACTCCATGGCGCACTATTAAGCATGATAAGGAACGTTAGTGACCCTATCATCGCTATAAAAAAACGAGTTAATTTAACGGTTCCTAATGAAAAACGTGGGTGACGGCCACCTGCAATTAACGATGAAAGCACGATAGAGCCCCAGCCGCCACCGCCAACGGCATCAATAAAACCACCGCCTAAGCCCAGTAGTGATATGCGTTTAATCTTCTTATCGCCGGCTTTACGTTTACCGGCCTTGAATGCTTTGGATAAAATTACCGAACCAAGTATTAACGTGTATACCGACACCAGAGGCTTGGTATACATGCTGTAATGCTCTAACGACGACACCAGATAGGCACCCGTTAAAGCGCCTAATATGCCCGGAATGATGAGTAGCTTAAACAACTTCCAGTTTACGTTGCCCATGCGGTAGTGCATCCAGCCGGCAATGCCGTTGCTCATAATTTCCGATAAATGCACCGCCATACTTGCCGATGCCGGACTTATGCCCATAGATAATGAGAATGCTGTAGAGGTTACCCCATACGACATACCGATGGCTCCATCAACCATAGCAAACACAAAACCTGCTGCCAGGAAATAATAAAACACATGGTCAATGCCCGCTACATAAGCTTGAAACCCGGGCTCGTTAAACCAAAGTGCAGTTACGGCAATACCTAATGATACCACGATGGTAAGCCATATGAGCCATTTAAAGTTTTTCTTTTTAACTGGCTTAGATTCAACCAATGAGGCAGTAGCTTTGTTAAGCGCAATTACCTTGCTGGTAAAATCGCCACTGAGCGTGTTACGTAAAGCGCTCATTTGCTGTAGCGTAGTATCAAGTTCGGCAGGCAGGGCTTCGTTCAAAACCTCTTTAAGGCGTTTAGCTACCGTAGGCGATTTGCCGTTAGTTGATATAGCCACTTTTAAATCGCCTTTTTTAACGATGGAACCTAAGTAGAAATCGCAAAATTCGGGCTTATCGGCCACGTTAATGAGTAGTTTGCGTTCATGCGCGGCCTTGCGAATTTGCTCGTTCAACACATTATCAGCTGTGGCAGCAACCACTACTTGCGCCTCATTCAAATCATCGGCCTCAAAACTTTTTTGGTTGATGGTTACCTGCGGATATTTCGATGCAAAATCAATAAGTTCGGGCAATACCGTTTCGGCCACAATGGTTACCTTAGCCAACGGACTATTATTGAGCAAGGCCGTCAGCTTTTCTAAACCTACATTACCTGCGCCAATAAGCACGGTGTGCAAATGGTTCAGCTTCAAAAAAACGGGAAAAAGCTGGTTGCCCCGCCCGGTTTCTGTAGCTGCCAAAGGGGCTATATCGTTATTCCTGGCCAACGAGCTCATAAAATTCGCGAATAGGTTGAAACTTTGGATGCAGGGAAACCACATCGCCAAATACCATCATAGCCGGAGCCTTAACTTTATTTTCTTCTGCCAGTTCAACAATGGTATCTACAATGCCTATCACCACTTTTTCATTAGCGGTGGAACCACTTTGAATTAAAGCTACCGGTAAGCGTTGCTTGCCTTCTGCTTTAAATATCTCGGCAATTTCGGCCAGTTTGTGTAAGCCCATTAAAACTATTACGGTGGCCTTGCTATGAGCAGCATCGTACAGGTCTTTTGATATTTCCTGGTTAGCAGTAGTTGCCGTTACTACCCAAAAACTTTCGCTCAAACCGCGGTGGGTTACCGGTATTTGCTGCAAGCCGGGTACGCCAATTGAACTTGATATGCCCGGAATAACCACGGTTGGAATACTATAAGAAGCGGCAAAATCCAACTCCTCATAACCACGGCCAAACACAAACGGATCGCCGCCTTTCAAGCGTACCACGTGGCCGTAGTTAATGGCATAATCTATCATCAGTTTATTAACCGCATCCTGTGAGTATGAATGATCGCCCGAACGCTTACCTACATATACCTTATGTGCAGTTTCAGGAGCAAAGCTCAACAGTTCTTCGTTTGCCAAAGCATCGTACAAAACCACATCGGCAGTTTGCAAGGCTTTCATACCTTTAATGGTAATCAGTTCGGCATCACCCGGGCCAGCACCAACTAAAGTGATCTTAGGTTCTTTTACAGCTTGTTTATTTTCGGTGGTAGTAATAATCATGATACTTTGAGCGCCTCTCTGTTCGCTTTCATCTCGGTTAAAAATTCTTCGGCACTTTTTTGGTAAGCTGAAGCAAATGCTTCTGAGGGTTCATTCTGGTTAATTTGCAACACCAAATCATTAAATGATACAGGTAGTTTTACCAGGCCGGTATCAACAAAGTGTGCATCAAATTCTTTTATAACAGTTGCCTGGGTGCTGCAATTAACGGCTTTATCTAAAAGCAGGGCTTTAGCCGAGCTTAAAAAAGTGTTGTAGCTATGATAAATAGCATCGGCCCAACGGCTTTCGGCGTAGGCATCTTTGCCCCAGCCCAGCTTTTCCTCGGCTTCAAACAAAAGGGTTGCTACCAAATCTACCATTACGCCGGCACATTCGCCCACGCCAATGGCAGTGGCAAAGGTTTCTTCGTGCCCCCAGTCCACAAACTCCTCTTCGGTAAGGGTGGTTAAATCGGCCAGTGGTTTCAGTAACTGGTAAAAGTAGTCTTTACCCTTGCTGTCGTAGTAGTTATGAAAAGTTTCCTCGCTAACGGCGTTGGCTTTGTAATCATTCAAAACCGAACGTAAAACATCGGTAGCGCGTTTAGCCGGCACTTTAATTACTTTATCGGCTGCGCGACCAATACCATCGCCAACGGTTCCGCCGCCTAATAGTACCTGTACCGATGGCAGTACGCGTTTATCAGCCTTTAAAGAGCTACCGTGGAAACCAATATGTGCTAACCCATGCTGACCGCAGGAGTTCATGCATCCGCTTATCTTTATTTTGATGTCGCGATTATAAATCAGGTCTTCGTATTCGTTGTAAATAACGTCTTCCAATACTTTTGAAAGTGTCATGCTATTGGAGATACCCAAGTTACAGGTATCGGTACCCGGGCAGGTGGTAACATCGGCCACGCTGTCAAAACCCGGTTCG contains the following coding sequences:
- a CDS encoding ferritin; translation: MKDIMRIKSLVSADIETLLNQQIKKEAHSSAMYLAMASWCNQNGFDYSSDYFFKQSEEERMHQLKLFKYVLDMGGRAVSPDVSGLKQDYTSLREVFEDALEAEIAITQSFKNIAATCMKEQDFVTFEFLNWFMKEQREEEYKARRALELFEVIGEEGTGLWEIDKHVNKIKYDSETAGA
- a CDS encoding GNAT family N-acetyltransferase codes for the protein MNTALHNPAFNALTTGNSHLAKGTGEVRYFDPEVSPIVGLARHDGNLLNSLHEQIADDSPRVVFTPEEIHIPSSWKLLRFISGYQMVHNNPVAAANNGSAATLPLTHEHIPQMLELTKLTAPGPFDSRTIEFGYYEGVFDGNKVVAMAGQRMNPGQYTEISAVCTHPDYLGRGYARQLLLSQVNRMNAAGNIPFLHVRDDNERAINVYKSLGFEISSVMNFYFIKKA
- a CDS encoding asparagine synthetase B codes for the protein MKLYLPYVLALACLLHPVLGKAASLLIPMDITQKDHLKSYGIAFWVLKHDGEVDWLLNYRGGSFMLKYDRDTEAECKIRGVSYEVLPDVKANVLLAEIADPSVNMEVMKLQKAPRIAVYSPQDKGGLEDAVVLVLNYAEIPFSYIYDEAVLKGDLDKYDWLHLHHEDFTGQYSKMLGGFRNQEWNAQNKLKQEALARKMGFKKVSKMKLAVAQHIRDYCSGGGFLFAMCSGADSFDIALAAASTDICPAQYDGDGVDPDAQSKLDFRQTFAFQNFMVNTMGRSRRFSDIDVSDTRGIPQSSDFFTLFDFSAKWDFVPSMLTQNHDRVIKGFKGLATAFDKTKLKPGVTILGELKTANEARYIHGEYGKGQWTFYGGHDPEDYQHSTTEPPTDLALHPNSPGYRLILNNVLFPAAKKKKQKT
- a CDS encoding sulfate adenylyltransferase subunit 1, which translates into the protein MEILKFITAGSVDDGKSTLIGRLLYDTDAILADQLEALHRSNRKNDDGTIDLAILTDGLKAEREQGITIDVAYKYFQTEKRKFIIADAPGHIQYTRNMVTGASNSNLAIILIDARKGVVEQTNRHSFLVSLLALPQVVVCVNKMDMVDYDEATFNQIVGQYKVLASKLNLQNVTYIPVSALKGDNIVNQSANMTWYNGKNLLEHLETAEIPVDDSAAHARFPVQWVVRPQTEELHDYRGYAGRISSGNFKVNDKVTVLPSGFSSTITKIELLDKEFDEAVAGQSVTIHLQDEIDISRGDVLVNSSAKPEVSQLIEADLCWMDTRALDTSLTYLIQHNSKVTRCRIQEVLYKFNINTLDKVYEEEFKLNDIGRIIIKTADALAFDVYQNNKANGGAIIIDSRTNVTVGALMLRAAVE
- the cysD gene encoding sulfate adenylyltransferase subunit CysD; the protein is MSKHNLDYLDELEAEAIHILREVAGQFEKPALLFSGGKDSITLVRLAEKAFRPGKFPFPLVHIDTGHNFPETIQYRDEMVARLGEKLIVGHVQDSIDQGKAIEQKGKNASRNALQTVTLLDTIAHHQFDACIGGARRDEEKARAKERIFSVRDEFGQWDPKRQRPELWNIYNGKIHKGENVRVFPISNWTELDVWNYIRRENIALPTIYFAHERDCITRNGQLMAAAEFLNMDEEDVITRRNVRFRTVGDMTCTAAVESDAYLIDDIIDEISASKISERGARMDDKVSEAAMEDRKKGGYF
- a CDS encoding TSUP family transporter; its protein translation is MSSLARNNDIAPLAATETGRGNQLFPVFLKLNHLHTVLIGAGNVGLEKLTALLNNSPLAKVTIVAETVLPELIDFASKYPQVTINQKSFEADDLNEAQVVVAATADNVLNEQIRKAAHERKLLINVADKPEFCDFYLGSIVKKGDLKVAISTNGKSPTVAKRLKEVLNEALPAELDTTLQQMSALRNTLSGDFTSKVIALNKATASLVESKPVKKKNFKWLIWLTIVVSLGIAVTALWFNEPGFQAYVAGIDHVFYYFLAAGFVFAMVDGAIGMSYGVTSTAFSLSMGISPASASMAVHLSEIMSNGIAGWMHYRMGNVNWKLFKLLIIPGILGALTGAYLVSSLEHYSMYTKPLVSVYTLILGSVILSKAFKAGKRKAGDKKIKRISLLGLGGGFIDAVGGGGWGSIVLSSLIAGGRHPRFSLGTVKLTRFFIAMIGSLTFLIMLNSAPWSAISGLIIGSALAAPIAARISNRISVKVIMVAVGIIVILVSLRSIYGFASKVL
- the cobA gene encoding uroporphyrinogen-III C-methyltransferase, with the protein product MIITTTENKQAVKEPKITLVGAGPGDAELITIKGMKALQTADVVLYDALANEELLSFAPETAHKVYVGKRSGDHSYSQDAVNKLMIDYAINYGHVVRLKGGDPFVFGRGYEELDFAASYSIPTVVIPGISSSIGVPGLQQIPVTHRGLSESFWVVTATTANQEISKDLYDAAHSKATVIVLMGLHKLAEIAEIFKAEGKQRLPVALIQSGSTANEKVVIGIVDTIVELAEENKVKAPAMMVFGDVVSLHPKFQPIREFYELVGQE